Proteins co-encoded in one Myripristis murdjan chromosome 4, fMyrMur1.1, whole genome shotgun sequence genomic window:
- the suco gene encoding SUN domain-containing ossification factor isoform X3: MKRLRVLLVCLIVALLCWFPSHHVYCSEQSLSGPGQSAGDNDVHSHNQEQDSTQHKVAEEWTTHTSYDVGLETERAAALKQLAIHHDTHQDNNEQTVNPQEAVVVEVQAEPEPDTVPAAAEPELHGDVQADVDLPTDILDQDHDQEAPASSTADPAAASAQGQAPTEPPTPAPAEISSDVPAPDPSLDSTPAPSPSLDEAEHTPTSHSASPAHTGAVWVASAGDEPPVDSFVFAVLSGLQCGVTPPKLATCENSPFGSPLSSVDVAGLEDQRPEQGQGSGPEAEVQSLQDPVGHEQQELDDGLSELDEGVNTSDPNQEQPAGDPSLVKEMDPSVPSKEDIPTFDEWKKQVMEVEKEKSQSLHTSTNGSPHPTKKVQKNFKNNYASVECGAKILSANNEAKSTSAILMENMDLYMLNPCSNKIWFVIELCEPIQVKQLDIANFELFSSTPKDFLVSISDRYPTNKWVKLGTFHARDERTVQSFPLDEQLYAKYVKVELLSHFGSEHFCPLSLIRVFGTSMVEEYEEIADSQYPSERLEYLDEDYDYPPGYQPSEDKASKNLLGSATNAILNMVNNIAANVLGGKPGLDGGAHTEANSSAEAQNETEGSTEVLKPTATYSGSSTLETAEPGQPASHKDTDLSRDSATPSPSSDDSPEDRQIVTLVEEEEDEEPRQSTVTLMEEEGEEEEEEREEQMRREARRRRRESQVYCPFSSLSSISLSCMATLPELLQRWCSARLAKERQRSLRRRQLSTQTQTPTDAQTPALTHTPSQVSVPVSTPTQEALPLTEKVPEPEMPLQGQNEMRASAEVHTPHTHPSTHTLDAQTPEAQILLEPSRTSTIPPHSFSHTSLSRPTPIHEEKPLPPIKDAALDPVHTPALQGVSVPETLQATSATPTLTLSSPLQPLTPETASSPQLDILLPSVKEQPVQPLPLASRPADPIPPPTELHTALPLTETHTDTVKFGTDSGDSQKHSLKASQTHGEQGEPLTQAGEPHRGEDVVDDLLMSSSSNGNIHRSATDFYAELQNGGDYGGGALNGNGALLNGGAVHGSSQKESVFMRLNNRIKALEMNMSLSSRYLEELSQRYRKQMEEMQRAFNKTIIKLQNTSRIAEEQDQKQTDSIQVLQSQLENVTKLMLNLTATVSQLQREVSDRQSYLVVSLVLCLSLGLLLCLQCCRSSTPNAHTNTAALPKSNHYPSPKRCFSSYDDMSLKRRVTCPLVRSKSFQLSSTEVGPDDLYIVEPLRFSPEKKKKRCKTKSSDKVETVKLSDPSAPLTNGGLKCNGFHPCLPPPPVPVAPPSTPPPPPPPPPPPPPPPLHPSVEEVSSLSSFSSKECPSETSSCSSSTHSEESYTSRLPPPSPIFSSSGLCNGHALSLALHQPPAKSRQEKRSVKRRKSRQAELQFPSVPGGGVGSLPSLQQLMKGNKEISVGTIGVTAVTGHV, from the exons gttCCCCAGTCATCATGTGTATTGTTCAGAGCAGAGCTTGTCTGGTCCAGGTCAGTCTGCTGGGGACAACGATGTTCACAGCCACAACCAGGAGCAGGACTCCACGCAGCACAAG gtgGCAGAAGaatggacaacacacacatcctacGACGTGGGACTGGAGACggagagagcagctgcactAAAGCAGCTGGCAATACACCACGACACACACCAAGATAATAATGAACAG ACTGTGAATCCACAGGAGGCTGTAGTGGTGGAGGTTCAGGCTGAACCAGAGCCTGATACTGTCCCTGCTGCTGCCGAGCCAGAACTCCACGGAGACGTCCAGGCTGATGTGGATCTCCCGACTGACATCCTGGACCAGGACCATGACCAGGAAGCACCAGCTTCCTCTACTGCTGACccagctgcagcttcagcaCAGGGCCAAGCACCCACAGAACCACCAACCCCAGCCCCTGCAGAAATCTCCAGTGACGTCCCGGCTCCTGATCCCAGCCTGGACTCaactccagccccttccccatcCTTAGATGAAGCCGAACACACACCTACCTCACACAGTGCCAGCCCAGCCCACACAGG TGCAGTGTGGGTTGCCAGTGCTGGAGATGAACCCCCAGTAGACAGCTTTGTCTTTGCTGTGCTCTCTGGCTTACAGTGCGGGGTCACTCCCCCCAAACTGGCAACCTGTGAAAACTCCCCTTTTGGCAGCCCTCTCTCCAG TGTGGATGTGGCTGGTCTAGAGGACCAGAGGCCAGAGCAGGGCCAAGGTTCTGGTCCTGAAGCAGAGGTCCAATCCCTTCAAGACCCTGTGGGCCATGAGCAGCAGGAGTTGGACGATGGGCTGTCTGAGCTGGACGAGGGAGTCAACACTTCCGACCCCAACCAAGAACAGCCG GCAGGAGACCCCAGCCTTGTCAAGGAAATGGACCCTTCAGTGCCCAGCAAAGAGGACATCCCCACCTTCGACGAGTGGAAAAAACAAGTCAtggaggtggagaaggagaaaa GTCAGTCCCTCCATACCTCAACCAACGGCAGCCCACACCCAACAAAGAAGGTCCAGAAAAACTTCAAGAATAACTATGCCTCCGTTGAGTGTGGTGCCAAGATACTCTCAGCTAACAACGAGGCCAAG AGCACTTCAGCTATTCTCATGGAAAACATGGACCTTTACATGCTAAATCCTTGCAGCAACAAAATCTG GTTTGTGATCGAGCTCTGTGAGCCTATTCAAGTGAAGCAGCTGGACATTGCAAACTTTGAACTCTTCTCATCCACGCCTAAAGACTTTCTAGTGTCCATCAGTGACAG GTATCCTACCAACAAGTGGGTAAAGCTGGGTACATTTCATGCCCGGGATGAGCGCACCGTCCAGAGCTTCCCTTTGGATGAGCAGCTTTATGCCAAATATGTGAAG GTTGAGCTCCTCTCGCACTTTGGATCAGAGCACTTCTGCCCCCTCAGTCTCATCAG GGTTTTTGGCACCAGTATGGTGGAGGAGTACGAGGAGATAGCGGACTCCCAGTACCCCTCGGAGAGACTGGAGTACTTGGATGAAGACTATG ACTATCCACCTGGCTATCAACCATCTGAGGACAAGGCCTCTAAGAACCTGCTCGGCTCAGCCACCA ATGCCATTCTGAACATGGTCAACAACATTGCTGCCAATGTGCTTGGCGGCAAGCCAGGGCTTGACGGTGGAGCACATACAGAAG CCAACTCCTCAGCAGAGGCCCAGAATGAAACAGAGGGGAGCACGGAGGTCCTTAAACCCACTGCAACCTACAGTGGTTCTTCAAC ACTGGAGACAGCTGAGCCGGGCCAGCCTGCATCCCATAAGGATACTGACTTGTCCAGAGACTCTGCCACACCCTCCCCCTCATCTGACGACTCCCCTGAAGACAGACAGATCGTCACTcttgtggaggaggaggaagacgaggagccCAGACAGTCTACTGTCACcctgatggaggaggagggagaggaggaagaggaggagagagaagagcagatgaggagggaggcgaggaggagacggagagagagccAGGTGTActgtcctttctcctctctctcctccatctcactGTCCTGCATGGCCACCCtgccagagctgctgcagcgctGGTGTTCAGCGAGGCTGGCCAAGGAGAGGCAGCGCAGCCTCCGGCGGCGGCAGCTAAGCACTCAAACACAGACCCCCACTGATGCACAAACAcctgccctcacacacaccccgtcACAAGTCTCTGTCCCCGTCTCCACACCCACCCAGGAGGCCCTTCCCCTCACAGAGAAAGTTCCAGAGCCTGAGATGCCTCTTCAGGGCCAAAATGAGATGAGAGCCTCTGCTGAGGtgcacaccccacacacacatcccagcaCTCACACCCTTGACGCACAAACTCCAGAGGCCCAAATTCTCCTGGAGCCTAGCAGAACCTCCACCATCCCCCCTCACAGCTTCTCCCACACTTCCCTGTCCCGGCCTACCCCCATCCATGAGGAGAAGCCACTGCCTCCCATTAAAGACGCAGCCCTGGACCCTGTTCACACTCCAGCTCTCCAAGGGGTCTCTGTCCCAGAGACACTACAGGCCACCAGTGCCACCCCTACCCTTACCTTAAgctctcctctgcagcctcttACCCCCGAGACAGCCTCCTCTCCTCAATTAGACATTTTGCTTCCTTCTGTTAAGGAGCAGCCTGTCCAGCCCCTTCCCCTGGCCTCCAGACCTGCAGACCCAATCCCCCCTCCCACTGAACTACACACAGCTCTCCCACTGACTGAaactcacacagacactgtaAAGTTTGGAACAGACAGCGGAGACTCTCAGAAACACAGCCTCAAGGCTTCCCAGACCCACGGGGAGCAGGGTGAGCCACTCACCCAGGCCGGAGAGCCTCATCGGGGGGAGGACGTGGTGGACGACCTCCTCATGAGCTCTAGCAGCAATGGGAACATTCACCGGTCAGCCACAGACTTCTATGCAGAGCTGCAGAATGGAGGGGATTATGGTGGTGGGGCACTGAACGGAAATGGGGCGTTACTGAATGGGGGAGCGGTGCACGGCTCAAGCCAGAAGGAGAGTGTGTTCATGAGGCTGAACAACAGGATCAAAGCCCTGGAGATGAACATGAGTCTGTCCAGCAGATATCTGGAGGAGCTCAGCCAGAG ATACCGTAAGCAGATGGAAGAGATGCAGAGAGCATTCAACAAGACCATCATCAAACTGCAGAACACCTCCCGCATTGCTGAGGAGCAG GACCAGAAGCAGACAGATTCCATTCAGGTCCTGCAGAGCCAGCTGGAGAATGTCACCAAACTGATGCTCAATCTCACTGCGACAGTCAGCCAGCTACAGAGAGAG GTCTCTGACCGTCAGAGTTACCTGGTGGTGTCTCTGGTCCTGTGTCTCTCCCTGGGCCTGCTGCTGTGCCTGCAGTGCTGCCGCAGCTCCACTCCCAACGCTCACACCAACACTGCTGCCCTGCCCAAGAGTAACCACTACCCCAGCCCCAAGAG ATGCTTCTCCTCTTATGATGATATGAGTCTAAAGCGCAGGGTCACCTGTCCGCTTGTTCGCTCTAAGTCGTTCCAGCTGTCTTCTACAGAAG TAGGTCCAGATGACTTGTACATTGTAGAACCTCTAAGGTTTTCTCCAGAGAAAAAG aaaAAACGCTGCAAGACAAAGTCGTCGGACAAGGTCGAGACTGTGAAGTTGTCCGACCCCTCTGCTCCGCTCACTAATGGGGGTCTCAAATGTAACGGCTTCCACCCCTGCCTGCCTCCCCCACCTGTGCCCGTGGCCCCGCcctctactcctcctcctcctcctcctcctccccctccccctcctcctccacctctccatccctctgtggAGGAGGTGTCATCGctgtcctccttctcctccaagGAGTGTCCCTCAGagaccagcagctgcagctcgtCCACCCACTCTGAGGAGTCCTACACGAGCCGCCTCCCGCCTCCTTCCCccatcttctcctcctcagGCCTATGCAACGGTCACGCCCTGTCGCTCGCCCTCCACCAGCCCCCCGCCAAGTCTCGACAGGAGAAGCGCTCGGTGAAGCGGCGGAAGTCACGGCAGGCGGAGCTGCAGTTCCCCTCCGTGCCAGGGGGAGGCGTTGGCTCTTTGCCcagcctgcagcagctgatgaAGGGAAACAAGGAGATCAGTGTTGGGACCATAGGAGTGACAGCTGTCACTGGACATGTCtga
- the suco gene encoding SUN domain-containing ossification factor isoform X4: protein MKRLRVLLVCLIVALLCWFPSHHVYCSEQSLSGPGQSAGDNDVHSHNQEQDSTQHKVAEEWTTHTSYDVGLETERAAALKQLAIHHDTHQDNNEQTVNPQEAVVVEVQAEPEPDTVPAAAEPELHGDVQADVDLPTDILDQDHDQEAPASSTADPAAASAQGQAPTEPPTPAPAEISSDVPAPDPSLDSTPAPSPSLDEAEHTPTSHSASPAHTGVDVAGLEDQRPEQGQGSGPEAEVQSLQDPVGHEQQELDDGLSELDEGVNTSDPNQEQPAGDPSLVKEMDPSVPSKEDIPTFDEWKKQVMEVEKEKSQSLHTSTNGSPHPTKKVQKNFKNNYASVECGAKILSANNEAKSTSAILMENMDLYMLNPCSNKIWFVIELCEPIQVKQLDIANFELFSSTPKDFLVSISDRYPTNKWVKLGTFHARDERTVQSFPLDEQLYAKYVKMFIKYIKVELLSHFGSEHFCPLSLIRVFGTSMVEEYEEIADSQYPSERLEYLDEDYDYPPGYQPSEDKASKNLLGSATNAILNMVNNIAANVLGGKPGLDGGAHTEANSSAEAQNETEGSTEVLKPTATYSGSSTLETAEPGQPASHKDTDLSRDSATPSPSSDDSPEDRQIVTLVEEEEDEEPRQSTVTLMEEEGEEEEEEREEQMRREARRRRRESQVYCPFSSLSSISLSCMATLPELLQRWCSARLAKERQRSLRRRQLSTQTQTPTDAQTPALTHTPSQVSVPVSTPTQEALPLTEKVPEPEMPLQGQNEMRASAEVHTPHTHPSTHTLDAQTPEAQILLEPSRTSTIPPHSFSHTSLSRPTPIHEEKPLPPIKDAALDPVHTPALQGVSVPETLQATSATPTLTLSSPLQPLTPETASSPQLDILLPSVKEQPVQPLPLASRPADPIPPPTELHTALPLTETHTDTVKFGTDSGDSQKHSLKASQTHGEQGEPLTQAGEPHRGEDVVDDLLMSSSSNGNIHRSATDFYAELQNGGDYGGGALNGNGALLNGGAVHGSSQKESVFMRLNNRIKALEMNMSLSSRYLEELSQRYRKQMEEMQRAFNKTIIKLQNTSRIAEEQDQKQTDSIQVLQSQLENVTKLMLNLTATVSQLQREVSDRQSYLVVSLVLCLSLGLLLCLQCCRSSTPNAHTNTAALPKSNHYPSPKRCFSSYDDMSLKRRVTCPLVRSKSFQLSSTEVGPDDLYIVEPLRFSPEKKKKRCKTKSSDKVETVKLSDPSAPLTNGGLKCNGFHPCLPPPPVPVAPPSTPPPPPPPPPPPPPPPLHPSVEEVSSLSSFSSKECPSETSSCSSSTHSEESYTSRLPPPSPIFSSSGLCNGHALSLALHQPPAKSRQEKRSVKRRKSRQAELQFPSVPGGGVGSLPSLQQLMKGNKEISVGTIGVTAVTGHV from the exons gttCCCCAGTCATCATGTGTATTGTTCAGAGCAGAGCTTGTCTGGTCCAGGTCAGTCTGCTGGGGACAACGATGTTCACAGCCACAACCAGGAGCAGGACTCCACGCAGCACAAG gtgGCAGAAGaatggacaacacacacatcctacGACGTGGGACTGGAGACggagagagcagctgcactAAAGCAGCTGGCAATACACCACGACACACACCAAGATAATAATGAACAG ACTGTGAATCCACAGGAGGCTGTAGTGGTGGAGGTTCAGGCTGAACCAGAGCCTGATACTGTCCCTGCTGCTGCCGAGCCAGAACTCCACGGAGACGTCCAGGCTGATGTGGATCTCCCGACTGACATCCTGGACCAGGACCATGACCAGGAAGCACCAGCTTCCTCTACTGCTGACccagctgcagcttcagcaCAGGGCCAAGCACCCACAGAACCACCAACCCCAGCCCCTGCAGAAATCTCCAGTGACGTCCCGGCTCCTGATCCCAGCCTGGACTCaactccagccccttccccatcCTTAGATGAAGCCGAACACACACCTACCTCACACAGTGCCAGCCCAGCCCACACAGG TGTGGATGTGGCTGGTCTAGAGGACCAGAGGCCAGAGCAGGGCCAAGGTTCTGGTCCTGAAGCAGAGGTCCAATCCCTTCAAGACCCTGTGGGCCATGAGCAGCAGGAGTTGGACGATGGGCTGTCTGAGCTGGACGAGGGAGTCAACACTTCCGACCCCAACCAAGAACAGCCG GCAGGAGACCCCAGCCTTGTCAAGGAAATGGACCCTTCAGTGCCCAGCAAAGAGGACATCCCCACCTTCGACGAGTGGAAAAAACAAGTCAtggaggtggagaaggagaaaa GTCAGTCCCTCCATACCTCAACCAACGGCAGCCCACACCCAACAAAGAAGGTCCAGAAAAACTTCAAGAATAACTATGCCTCCGTTGAGTGTGGTGCCAAGATACTCTCAGCTAACAACGAGGCCAAG AGCACTTCAGCTATTCTCATGGAAAACATGGACCTTTACATGCTAAATCCTTGCAGCAACAAAATCTG GTTTGTGATCGAGCTCTGTGAGCCTATTCAAGTGAAGCAGCTGGACATTGCAAACTTTGAACTCTTCTCATCCACGCCTAAAGACTTTCTAGTGTCCATCAGTGACAG GTATCCTACCAACAAGTGGGTAAAGCTGGGTACATTTCATGCCCGGGATGAGCGCACCGTCCAGAGCTTCCCTTTGGATGAGCAGCTTTATGCCAAATATGTGAAG ATGTTCATCAAGTACATAAAG GTTGAGCTCCTCTCGCACTTTGGATCAGAGCACTTCTGCCCCCTCAGTCTCATCAG GGTTTTTGGCACCAGTATGGTGGAGGAGTACGAGGAGATAGCGGACTCCCAGTACCCCTCGGAGAGACTGGAGTACTTGGATGAAGACTATG ACTATCCACCTGGCTATCAACCATCTGAGGACAAGGCCTCTAAGAACCTGCTCGGCTCAGCCACCA ATGCCATTCTGAACATGGTCAACAACATTGCTGCCAATGTGCTTGGCGGCAAGCCAGGGCTTGACGGTGGAGCACATACAGAAG CCAACTCCTCAGCAGAGGCCCAGAATGAAACAGAGGGGAGCACGGAGGTCCTTAAACCCACTGCAACCTACAGTGGTTCTTCAAC ACTGGAGACAGCTGAGCCGGGCCAGCCTGCATCCCATAAGGATACTGACTTGTCCAGAGACTCTGCCACACCCTCCCCCTCATCTGACGACTCCCCTGAAGACAGACAGATCGTCACTcttgtggaggaggaggaagacgaggagccCAGACAGTCTACTGTCACcctgatggaggaggagggagaggaggaagaggaggagagagaagagcagatgaggagggaggcgaggaggagacggagagagagccAGGTGTActgtcctttctcctctctctcctccatctcactGTCCTGCATGGCCACCCtgccagagctgctgcagcgctGGTGTTCAGCGAGGCTGGCCAAGGAGAGGCAGCGCAGCCTCCGGCGGCGGCAGCTAAGCACTCAAACACAGACCCCCACTGATGCACAAACAcctgccctcacacacaccccgtcACAAGTCTCTGTCCCCGTCTCCACACCCACCCAGGAGGCCCTTCCCCTCACAGAGAAAGTTCCAGAGCCTGAGATGCCTCTTCAGGGCCAAAATGAGATGAGAGCCTCTGCTGAGGtgcacaccccacacacacatcccagcaCTCACACCCTTGACGCACAAACTCCAGAGGCCCAAATTCTCCTGGAGCCTAGCAGAACCTCCACCATCCCCCCTCACAGCTTCTCCCACACTTCCCTGTCCCGGCCTACCCCCATCCATGAGGAGAAGCCACTGCCTCCCATTAAAGACGCAGCCCTGGACCCTGTTCACACTCCAGCTCTCCAAGGGGTCTCTGTCCCAGAGACACTACAGGCCACCAGTGCCACCCCTACCCTTACCTTAAgctctcctctgcagcctcttACCCCCGAGACAGCCTCCTCTCCTCAATTAGACATTTTGCTTCCTTCTGTTAAGGAGCAGCCTGTCCAGCCCCTTCCCCTGGCCTCCAGACCTGCAGACCCAATCCCCCCTCCCACTGAACTACACACAGCTCTCCCACTGACTGAaactcacacagacactgtaAAGTTTGGAACAGACAGCGGAGACTCTCAGAAACACAGCCTCAAGGCTTCCCAGACCCACGGGGAGCAGGGTGAGCCACTCACCCAGGCCGGAGAGCCTCATCGGGGGGAGGACGTGGTGGACGACCTCCTCATGAGCTCTAGCAGCAATGGGAACATTCACCGGTCAGCCACAGACTTCTATGCAGAGCTGCAGAATGGAGGGGATTATGGTGGTGGGGCACTGAACGGAAATGGGGCGTTACTGAATGGGGGAGCGGTGCACGGCTCAAGCCAGAAGGAGAGTGTGTTCATGAGGCTGAACAACAGGATCAAAGCCCTGGAGATGAACATGAGTCTGTCCAGCAGATATCTGGAGGAGCTCAGCCAGAG ATACCGTAAGCAGATGGAAGAGATGCAGAGAGCATTCAACAAGACCATCATCAAACTGCAGAACACCTCCCGCATTGCTGAGGAGCAG GACCAGAAGCAGACAGATTCCATTCAGGTCCTGCAGAGCCAGCTGGAGAATGTCACCAAACTGATGCTCAATCTCACTGCGACAGTCAGCCAGCTACAGAGAGAG GTCTCTGACCGTCAGAGTTACCTGGTGGTGTCTCTGGTCCTGTGTCTCTCCCTGGGCCTGCTGCTGTGCCTGCAGTGCTGCCGCAGCTCCACTCCCAACGCTCACACCAACACTGCTGCCCTGCCCAAGAGTAACCACTACCCCAGCCCCAAGAG ATGCTTCTCCTCTTATGATGATATGAGTCTAAAGCGCAGGGTCACCTGTCCGCTTGTTCGCTCTAAGTCGTTCCAGCTGTCTTCTACAGAAG TAGGTCCAGATGACTTGTACATTGTAGAACCTCTAAGGTTTTCTCCAGAGAAAAAG aaaAAACGCTGCAAGACAAAGTCGTCGGACAAGGTCGAGACTGTGAAGTTGTCCGACCCCTCTGCTCCGCTCACTAATGGGGGTCTCAAATGTAACGGCTTCCACCCCTGCCTGCCTCCCCCACCTGTGCCCGTGGCCCCGCcctctactcctcctcctcctcctcctcctccccctccccctcctcctccacctctccatccctctgtggAGGAGGTGTCATCGctgtcctccttctcctccaagGAGTGTCCCTCAGagaccagcagctgcagctcgtCCACCCACTCTGAGGAGTCCTACACGAGCCGCCTCCCGCCTCCTTCCCccatcttctcctcctcagGCCTATGCAACGGTCACGCCCTGTCGCTCGCCCTCCACCAGCCCCCCGCCAAGTCTCGACAGGAGAAGCGCTCGGTGAAGCGGCGGAAGTCACGGCAGGCGGAGCTGCAGTTCCCCTCCGTGCCAGGGGGAGGCGTTGGCTCTTTGCCcagcctgcagcagctgatgaAGGGAAACAAGGAGATCAGTGTTGGGACCATAGGAGTGACAGCTGTCACTGGACATGTCtga